From the genome of Vitis riparia cultivar Riparia Gloire de Montpellier isolate 1030 chromosome 11, EGFV_Vit.rip_1.0, whole genome shotgun sequence:
AACCTGGAAATTTCCAAGAACTTTGACTACAACAAAAATTTTCACGTATCTGGTTGCATGAACCAATACAGTTTTCCATGATTATGTTTCTTCACATATGCATCCCcaccaaaaaagaaatggaaCAGGTAAGAAGCTTCAAACCTGGAGATTCAGAAATTTGGTTATGGGGatctttttggaaagaatatGCACATCATGATGTACAGGCTCGTATATGAACTTCCACCTCCGATCTGGGGATAGAGGCTTCAACACCAGCTTTGCCTGGTACTCATTCACTGGAGCATTATAGAACTGAAACAGGACAATGAGCAAATTGGATTACAAAAAACTGGAGATAATATACAACATGACtagaaacaaaaaactaacAAACAGCCACATTCTGTattaccaaaattaaaatcagaaTAGAAGTAATGAGAATACTCAGTATGTGATGCCATCAAAAGATCAAGGATTGATTTTTGTGAACAATAGATGGGAGTTTGCAATTCAAAAAAAACTTAAGAGGCTGATTAGcttagttattaatttatagTTCTTTTACATGAATTATCATTGCAGGCTTTTTATGAAGTTCCATCATTTCCAACAAGGAGGGGATGTTGATGAGTACATAGAAAAATGGGAGCACTAGGAGCAGTTAAACACAAATAAAAGGATGGACTTGCAGTGACGTAGAGGGCTGGTTAAGGATTTGATattcaatatttctataaatagtggttgatttttgttgatatgaatgacaAAGCTTTAATTAATCCTCTGTTGCAGAATAATTTCAGGCACTTGATCCAAACCTAAGGTTGCAAGTTGCAACAAGTAAGTGATTCTGTCTTAACCTCATTTTCCTATCGATTTCCCTCAGGCATAGTCATACATACACCAGAAAAACAAAGCCCGCATCATTCACACTGAGCAACAATCAACTTCACCTAGAAGAGCCATGTTCTAATATTTTAGTCATACGTCTTTTCCTCAATTACTGAAATGCCACACACTCCATTAGTCCTTTAAGCCGATCATAAATATACAGGCCTACAAATATCGCCATTACACATTTGAAGTAAGTTTTACATGAAATAGACTTCCATACAAACAATAGTAAGCAATGCCATCCATTCACCCATTCTGGCTCTCTCTCACCAATTCCTACAATAACCAGAGATAATTGGTTTATCgtattaatatttatactaaatttATCACgaacatgattttattttcaatatttggaAAACCAACAtctaataatgaaaaaaaaaattattatgaattaGGAAATCCAAAACAATTAAACCGGACTTAGAGAACAGTTCAACTTCAAGAATTTACAAGCATTGAAAATATACCTCCAAGTTGAGTCCAACCCGCACCCCTTGAACCTCTTTTCTAAACTTCAAAAACAACTCCGAAGGCATCAAATTTATGTTGTAGAGTTCATCCCACGACACGGGCTCCTCCCCATTCGAACCCGCATCCATTTCCAAGCAATTCAATCGAACAAAACTgaaaaaaacaccaaaattcCATCAAACCAGGCTTTTCCCTTTCTGGGTTTCCGAAACTAAGCCCTGTCATCAACACCCCACCACTAAAAACACACCAAAACTTGGCCGTTTCTCTCCTCAAAGACGGGTATTTTCTAG
Proteins encoded in this window:
- the LOC117925613 gene encoding uncharacterized protein LOC117925613 — protein: MDAGSNGEEPVSWDELYNINLMPSELFLKFRKEVQGVRVGLNLEFYNAPVNEYQAKLVLKPLSPDRRWKFIYEPVHHDVHILSKKIPITKFLNLQVGVGHSFQLHTTGWKWKLTTCLGGNGISRIRNKTSLGLFPGLDFRFGWTADYVLPEITGAVGTGEPLFNMNSGRLQASLDRVEAILTHTSS